A genomic segment from Dermacentor silvarum isolate Dsil-2018 chromosome 11, BIME_Dsil_1.4, whole genome shotgun sequence encodes:
- the LOC125941565 gene encoding uncharacterized protein LOC125941565, translated as MEVIRKAFEENSREKPSSNVNLLCRFSARYRTGVYPYGVCTHFIYASVPNRVRPNSPHDKDVLYSYDLAAFKKFLHLRDLAADVRLLLSVELDAMLRTGWSPKRLASDARVWLDRSGVDGLHLDGLDILPRTVHNVSEIVTALRKSFKRQYLLTVGIDRTQKIVEDELLKLLKLVDFASFATSHVRHTDERTTLSNPYSKYDNSTSGQFLVSAPLRSY; from the exons ATGGAAGTCATCAGGAAGGCCTTTGAAGAAAACTCAAGGGAGAAAC CATCGTCGAACGTGAACCTTCTGTGCCGCTTCTCAGCGCGCTACCGCACGGGCGTCTACCCGTATGGCGTGTGCACGCACTTCATCTACGCCAGCGTCCCCAACCGAGTGAGGCCGAACTCGCCACACGACAAGGACGTGCTCTACAGCTACGACCTTG CGGCGTTCAAGAAGTTCCTGCACTTGCGAGACCTGGCTGCTGACGTGCGACTGCTGCTCTCGGTCGAACTGGATGCGATGCTGCGCACGGGCTGGTCTCCAAAGCGTCTCGCCTCGGATGCCAGGGTGTGGCTCGACCGCAGTGGCGTCGATGGGCTCCACCTGGATGGCTTGGACATCCTGCCGAGGACCGTTCACAATGTCAGCGAAATCGTCACG GCCCTGCGGAAGTCATTCAAGCGACAGTACCTTCTCACCGTTGGCATCGACCGCACGCAGAAAATCGTCGAGGACGAGCTGCTGAAGCTGCTCAA GCTGGTGGACTTCGCGAGCTTCGCGACGAGCCACGTTCGCCACACGGACGAGCGCACCACGTTGTCGAATCCGTATAGCAAGTACGACAACAGCACTTCCGGCCAGTTCTTGGTGAGCGCCCCTTTGCGCTCCTATTAG